The SAR324 cluster bacterium sequence TCAACCACGAGTGATGAGCAATCCTCCCGTGGTGCTCAAGAAATCACTACGGCTGGATCGCAAGCGAGCCAATCTCTCTCTGCTGGAAGAAACCACTCTGCGCTTCCTTGGAACGGAC is a genomic window containing:
- a CDS encoding phytanoyl-CoA dioxygenase family protein translates to MFAKAGDLYIIHPYMLHTSSTNHSGQPRVMSNPPVVLKKSLRLDRKRANLSLLEETTLRFLGTD